Proteins encoded together in one Williamwhitmania sp. window:
- a CDS encoding TonB-dependent receptor, whose protein sequence is MKKTLLSAFLILLGGVLYAQSLSVKGTVTSASDGGPLPGVTIIVKEMPGKGTTTDADGNYSIMVEADQTLVFSFIGMETQTIPVNGQTKINVALANSSQKIDELVVIGYGVQKKSLLTSAIASVSSKDIEESNPLRVEQALQGKTAGVEVISNSGQPGDGFTVRIRGIGTTGDSNPIYIVDGMPVGGIDYLNPNDIQSIEVLKDASATAIYGARGANGVVLITTKQGKKGKLVVNYDFSYSIQNAWKKVSLLDAREYAIIMNESYANDNSPIPFPDVDAVVAAVGKGTDWQKEIFYKNAPAVNHQFTVSGGNDASTYLSSFSYTLQDGIVAKGKSNYERYTYRINSAHHSGIFSYGNNLVFTSKKTRGIDPNAEFSGPLSKAVNMDPITPVKNPDGTWGHSNYATQEVVNPVAYLSIINSEYKENKVVGNVWAQLEPMKGLKVRSTFGIDLANGFSRTFTPVYDLGGNVKSTVSQASATNDRWYTWQNETTVSYSKTIGSSAFTALAGMTANSYRHDNLGGSKNNLLFNDFEHAYINNGTDEDSYKSWGGADEHALLSYFGRGNYAFKDKYIVEAVIRADGSSNFGANNRYGYFPAFSAGWVLTKESFMADFPSVSFLKLRIGWGQNGNESIGAFQYTSLIGSGSKYTFGTGEVITVGSNPTSISNPDLRWETSEQTNIGLDSRFYKDKFSVSLNVYRKDTKDLLVVAPIPAFVGSGAPTVNGGSVRNQGIELELGYKTNIHDVAIDVSLSGGYNKNKVLTIDNSEGRIYGANVAVGMYNVCMAEVGQPIAFFWGYKTAGVFQNQAQILAHTADDGTVLQPNAKPGDLIWVDFNNDGKIDDKDRTNIGNPYPKMTAGLSFSANYKGFDFNMFWYGAFGQDIYSGSRRYDLPMSNWESSVLGRWTGEGTSNSFPRVTIADPNQNFFRVSDFYVHNGSYVRLKNITLGYTLPESISQKVKMSKLRIYISSNNLLTFTKYKGFDPEIGAKSSLDVGIDRNVYPQARTIIFGLNIGF, encoded by the coding sequence ATGAAAAAAACACTTCTTTCAGCTTTCTTGATTCTGTTAGGAGGGGTTCTTTATGCGCAAAGTTTAAGCGTCAAAGGAACCGTTACGTCAGCCTCTGATGGCGGACCACTTCCAGGTGTTACAATTATTGTTAAGGAGATGCCAGGAAAAGGAACAACTACAGATGCCGATGGTAACTACTCCATTATGGTTGAAGCTGATCAAACATTGGTATTTTCTTTTATTGGAATGGAAACCCAGACCATTCCGGTTAATGGGCAAACAAAGATTAACGTAGCGCTGGCCAACTCTTCTCAAAAAATTGATGAGTTGGTTGTAATTGGCTATGGTGTTCAAAAGAAAAGCCTTTTAACCTCTGCCATTGCCTCAGTCTCAAGCAAGGACATTGAAGAGTCCAATCCACTTCGTGTAGAGCAGGCTCTTCAGGGTAAAACTGCCGGTGTGGAAGTTATTTCCAACTCAGGTCAACCTGGTGATGGATTCACTGTCCGTATTCGTGGTATTGGCACTACGGGTGATTCCAATCCTATCTATATAGTGGATGGAATGCCGGTAGGTGGAATTGACTATTTGAACCCTAACGACATTCAGTCTATAGAAGTATTGAAGGATGCCTCTGCCACGGCAATCTATGGTGCTCGTGGAGCAAACGGTGTAGTGCTAATAACCACCAAGCAGGGGAAAAAGGGAAAACTAGTTGTGAACTACGATTTTTCATATAGCATTCAAAATGCATGGAAAAAGGTCTCTTTGCTCGATGCAAGAGAATATGCCATAATAATGAACGAAAGCTATGCTAACGATAATAGCCCAATTCCATTCCCCGATGTGGACGCTGTAGTTGCTGCGGTGGGAAAAGGAACTGATTGGCAAAAGGAGATTTTTTACAAGAATGCACCTGCCGTTAACCATCAGTTTACGGTAAGCGGAGGGAATGATGCATCAACATATCTCTCTTCATTTTCCTATACGCTACAAGATGGAATTGTTGCAAAGGGAAAATCAAATTACGAACGTTATACGTATCGCATTAATTCTGCTCACCACAGTGGGATATTTAGCTATGGAAATAATCTAGTATTCACCAGCAAGAAAACACGTGGTATTGATCCAAATGCTGAGTTCAGTGGCCCGCTATCGAAGGCTGTAAATATGGACCCAATTACCCCTGTAAAGAATCCTGATGGAACTTGGGGTCATTCTAACTATGCCACTCAAGAGGTTGTGAACCCAGTAGCTTACCTCAGCATAATCAACTCAGAGTATAAGGAGAACAAGGTTGTGGGTAACGTTTGGGCACAGCTGGAACCCATGAAGGGATTAAAGGTTCGGTCTACATTTGGTATCGACCTTGCCAATGGATTTTCAAGAACATTCACTCCTGTTTATGACCTCGGTGGGAATGTAAAGTCTACAGTATCACAAGCCAGTGCCACTAACGATCGTTGGTATACATGGCAGAATGAAACTACAGTATCCTATTCAAAGACCATAGGTTCGAGTGCATTTACAGCGTTAGCTGGTATGACTGCTAATAGTTATCGTCACGACAATCTTGGTGGCAGCAAAAACAATTTGCTTTTTAACGATTTTGAGCATGCTTACATCAATAATGGAACTGATGAGGACAGCTACAAATCGTGGGGAGGTGCCGATGAGCATGCGCTTTTGTCCTATTTTGGTAGAGGCAATTACGCATTCAAGGACAAGTATATTGTTGAAGCAGTTATCCGTGCTGACGGTTCGTCCAACTTTGGAGCCAACAATAGGTATGGTTACTTTCCTGCCTTCTCTGCTGGCTGGGTTCTCACAAAGGAATCCTTTATGGCTGATTTTCCTTCTGTTTCATTCCTAAAGTTACGAATAGGCTGGGGCCAAAATGGTAACGAATCAATAGGAGCCTTCCAATATACCTCCTTGATTGGATCTGGAAGCAAATATACCTTTGGTACAGGTGAAGTAATAACTGTGGGTTCTAATCCAACCAGCATTTCCAACCCCGATCTTCGGTGGGAAACTTCAGAACAGACCAACATTGGGCTTGATAGCAGATTCTATAAAGATAAGTTTAGTGTTAGCTTAAACGTTTATAGAAAGGATACCAAAGACCTGTTGGTTGTGGCTCCTATACCTGCCTTTGTGGGAAGTGGTGCACCAACCGTAAATGGTGGCTCCGTTAGAAACCAAGGTATTGAGTTGGAATTGGGCTACAAGACAAATATTCATGACGTGGCCATTGACGTTAGTCTTTCCGGTGGCTACAATAAGAATAAGGTGCTTACTATAGATAATAGTGAAGGCCGCATATACGGCGCCAATGTTGCAGTAGGTATGTATAACGTTTGTATGGCAGAAGTTGGCCAGCCAATCGCCTTTTTCTGGGGCTATAAAACGGCTGGGGTCTTCCAAAATCAAGCACAAATTCTTGCCCATACTGCTGATGACGGTACCGTGCTGCAGCCTAATGCTAAGCCTGGTGACCTCATTTGGGTTGACTTTAATAACGATGGTAAGATTGACGATAAAGATCGCACCAACATTGGAAATCCATATCCCAAAATGACCGCTGGTTTAAGTTTCTCTGCAAACTATAAGGGTTTTGATTTTAACATGTTTTGGTATGGTGCATTTGGACAGGATATCTATAGTGGATCACGTCGTTACGACCTACCAATGTCCAACTGGGAATCTTCGGTTTTGGGTCGTTGGACCGGCGAAGGTACATCCAACTCATTTCCTCGCGTAACCATTGCCGACCCCAACCAAAACTTCTTCAGGGTGTCGGACTTCTATGTTCACAATGGCTCGTATGTAAGGCTAAAGAATATAACCCTCGGCTATACCTTGCCCGAGTCCATTAGCCAGAAGGTTAAAATGTCGAAGTTGAGAATATACATATCCTCTAACAACCTGCTGACATTTACCAAATACAAAGGCTTTGATCCGGAAATTGGTGCTAAGAGTTCACTCGATGTTGGTATCGACAGAAATGTATACCCACAGGCTCGCACCATTATTTTTGGACTAAACATTGGTTTTTAA
- a CDS encoding lactate utilization protein has protein sequence MEDSARKYWNERLNKSAAAFRSNGFNVIIINNLAEVSSAILPELLTHSEGKVVSYGDSLTLRQTGILDALKAVQGITFLDGFREDRSREENLVVRRQALLSDIFLTGTNAITAAGQLVNLDMIGNRIAPIAFGPSSVYLFVGRNKLVDDVKQARQRIRRYTAPLNAIKHPNFSTPCQRTSVCSDCKSPDRICNAWLITEKSFPKGRITLVLINEDLGL, from the coding sequence ATGGAAGATAGCGCTAGAAAATACTGGAATGAACGACTCAACAAAAGTGCTGCCGCTTTCCGAAGTAATGGTTTCAATGTAATAATTATTAATAACTTAGCAGAGGTGTCAAGTGCCATTCTACCGGAATTACTCACCCATTCGGAGGGGAAGGTGGTTTCGTATGGGGACTCTCTTACGCTGCGCCAAACGGGAATTTTAGATGCTCTAAAAGCTGTGCAGGGTATTACCTTCCTTGACGGATTTAGGGAGGATAGGAGTCGTGAGGAGAACTTGGTGGTGCGGCGTCAGGCGCTACTTTCCGACATTTTCCTAACTGGCACTAATGCCATTACTGCCGCGGGCCAGCTTGTAAATCTCGATATGATTGGGAATCGAATTGCGCCAATTGCCTTTGGGCCATCCAGTGTTTACCTTTTTGTGGGAAGAAACAAGCTGGTGGACGATGTAAAGCAGGCACGGCAGCGAATTCGTCGATATACTGCACCTTTAAACGCCATTAAACATCCTAACTTCTCAACCCCATGCCAGCGTACTTCCGTTTGCAGCGACTGCAAAAGCCCGGACCGGATATGCAACGCATGGCTCATTACCGAAAAATCGTTTCCGAAGGGGCGAATTACGCTGGTGCTTATAAATGAGGATTTGGGGTTGTAG
- a CDS encoding YeeE/YedE thiosulfate transporter family protein, translating into MSWITLILGFAFGALLQVARLNRFNTISGLAMRENYTVAKAIAASIGVGIIIIALEVGLGMATFHVKPFLVVGIVLGGLLFGSGMAILGYCPGTLPVSLGEGSLDALFGIVGGIVGGVVFTVIQPSAAHLLGPNLGSMSFLSMAGIGSFGYYTIAIIVGAVFIGAAFVLQGKERTVGYKWLIAGSGLALLNAIVFLPSVANRIIGASTAYPYAGDMITSSTGNTYFSAIETPGRWELLFLTGAFLSGLVISLLRKEFKLQLMHSNWTRFKGESSAKRMVWASLGGFVLIIGARMAGGCTSGHILSGGMQLAISSLVFTVFVFSGLLLTGWLFYRKSSR; encoded by the coding sequence ATGAGCTGGATTACATTGATTTTGGGCTTTGCCTTTGGGGCACTGCTACAGGTGGCTAGGCTTAATCGCTTTAACACCATAAGTGGACTTGCCATGCGCGAGAACTATACCGTGGCAAAGGCTATTGCTGCTTCCATTGGCGTTGGAATTATTATTATTGCGTTAGAGGTTGGACTGGGAATGGCCACCTTCCACGTAAAACCATTTTTGGTAGTTGGAATTGTGCTTGGAGGATTACTCTTTGGTTCAGGGATGGCCATTTTGGGTTATTGCCCAGGTACCCTTCCGGTGTCGCTGGGAGAGGGCTCGCTTGACGCATTGTTTGGCATTGTTGGTGGTATAGTGGGCGGTGTGGTTTTTACAGTTATTCAACCGTCAGCTGCTCATCTGCTAGGACCTAATCTTGGCAGCATGTCGTTTCTATCTATGGCTGGTATTGGGAGTTTTGGCTACTATACCATTGCCATTATTGTTGGTGCGGTCTTTATTGGTGCAGCCTTCGTTCTGCAGGGTAAGGAGCGCACGGTGGGCTACAAATGGCTAATTGCAGGTAGTGGGCTTGCTCTTTTGAATGCCATTGTTTTTCTTCCTTCGGTGGCTAACCGCATTATTGGTGCATCCACCGCATACCCCTACGCTGGCGATATGATTACCTCGTCCACAGGTAATACTTACTTTTCCGCCATTGAAACCCCAGGAAGGTGGGAGCTGCTGTTCTTGACTGGCGCTTTCCTTTCGGGCCTTGTTATCTCCTTGTTAAGAAAGGAGTTTAAGCTGCAGCTGATGCATTCCAACTGGACGAGATTCAAGGGCGAGAGTTCAGCTAAGCGGATGGTATGGGCATCGCTGGGAGGATTTGTACTAATTATTGGTGCCCGAATGGCTGGCGGATGCACTAGCGGTCATATCTTATCGGGAGGTATGCAGCTGGCAATTAGCAGTCTAGTGTTTACTGTTTTTGTATTTTCGGGACTTTTGCTTACTGGTTGGTTGTTCTACAGAAAATCCAGTCGTTAG